One part of the uncultured Celeribacter sp. genome encodes these proteins:
- a CDS encoding Crp/Fnr family transcriptional regulator, translated as MDWIDRFAGLSSLEPQVRGRLVSQARIVSLPEGTVLFGPGKSPENLLLLLDGTVRVQQTTEGGREIVLYRVHAGESCVLTTACLLAYEDYSAEGIAETDVEAVAIPRREFDDLVAQSQSFRNFVFSAYSRRITDLFHVIEEIAFQKVDIRLAQKLLELSNGAAQLKATHAQLAAELGTAREVISRQLQEFQRRGWVKTARGEVRLVDRNALKNLAQTG; from the coding sequence ATGGATTGGATCGACCGTTTCGCCGGATTGTCGTCGCTGGAACCGCAGGTGCGCGGGCGTCTTGTGTCACAGGCGAGGATTGTGTCGCTGCCCGAGGGCACGGTGCTGTTCGGACCGGGCAAAAGCCCCGAAAACCTGCTGTTGCTGCTCGACGGCACGGTGCGTGTGCAGCAGACCACAGAAGGTGGGCGCGAGATCGTGCTCTACCGCGTGCATGCGGGTGAAAGCTGTGTGCTGACCACGGCCTGCCTTCTGGCCTATGAAGACTATTCCGCCGAAGGTATCGCCGAAACCGATGTCGAAGCGGTCGCCATTCCGCGCCGGGAATTCGATGATCTGGTGGCGCAAAGCCAGTCGTTTCGCAATTTTGTCTTCTCCGCCTATTCCCGCCGGATCACCGATCTGTTTCATGTGATCGAGGAAATCGCTTTTCAGAAGGTCGATATCCGACTGGCGCAGAAGCTTCTGGAGCTGTCCAACGGAGCGGCGCAGTTGAAAGCGACCCATGCCCAGCTCGCGGCGGAACTGGGCACGGCGCGTGAGGTGATTTCACGTCAGTTGCAAGAATTTCAGCGCCGCGGATGGGTGAAAACCGCCCGCGGCGAGGTGCGACTTGTCGATCGCAATGCTTTGAAAAACCTAGCACAAACCGGCTGA
- the coaD gene encoding pantetheine-phosphate adenylyltransferase has product MRIGLYPGTFDPVTHGHGDIIRRACALVDRLVIGVAINRDKGPLFTLEERVDMLETYTAQMARDTGCEIIVHPFENLLIHCARDVNASLIIRGLRAVSDFEYEFQMVGMNRALDKNIETVFLMADARHQAIASKLVKEIARLDGDISQFVAPDVAERLLAKFA; this is encoded by the coding sequence ATGCGTATTGGCCTGTATCCCGGCACTTTTGATCCTGTAACGCATGGTCATGGCGATATCATCCGCCGGGCCTGTGCTCTGGTGGATCGTCTGGTGATCGGCGTGGCCATCAACCGTGATAAGGGGCCTCTGTTCACTCTGGAAGAACGCGTTGATATGCTGGAGACCTATACGGCCCAGATGGCGCGGGACACGGGCTGTGAAATCATCGTGCACCCGTTTGAAAACCTTTTGATCCATTGCGCGCGCGACGTGAATGCGTCGCTGATCATCCGCGGTCTGCGCGCGGTGTCGGATTTCGAATATGAATTCCAGATGGTTGGCATGAACCGGGCGCTGGATAAAAATATCGAAACCGTGTTTCTGATGGCCGATGCGCGGCATCAGGCGATTGCCTCGAAACTGGTTAAAGAAATTGCGCGACTCGATGGTGATATTTCGCAATTCGTCGCCCCCGACGTGGCCGAGCGCCTGCTGGCGAAATTCGCCTGA
- a CDS encoding CoA-acylating methylmalonate-semialdehyde dehydrogenase, translating into MEELKHYIDGAYVAGTSGRFTEVRNPATGEAIARVPLATPAELDTAVEKAAQAQKEWAKVNPQRRARVFMKFGQLINENMDKLAECLSREHGKTLPDARGDVQRGLEVVEVCMGAPAMLKGEFTGDAGPGIDLYSIRQPLGVVAGITPFNFPAMIPLWKMSPAIVSGNAMILKPSERTPMTSLMLAELMSEAGLPDGVLQVVHGDKEAVDAILDNDTIQAVGFVGSTPIAQYIYGCAATNGKRAQCFGGAKNHMIIMPDADLDKAADALVGAGFGAAGERCMAVSVAVPVGKDTADKLIEKLVPKIEKLKVAPYTAGDDVDYGPVITQAAKDRIEGLISAGVEQGATLVADGRGLNIQGYENGYFVGPTLFDDVTPDMDIYKEEVFGPVLSQVRTESYEEALQLVLDNQYGNGTAIYTADGDVARDFANRVEVGMVGINFPIPVPLSYFSFGGWKKSAFGDLDQYGPDAFKFYTKTKKVTARWFSGIKDGVALNFKAMD; encoded by the coding sequence ATGGAAGAACTAAAACACTATATCGACGGCGCCTATGTCGCCGGGACCTCTGGCCGCTTCACCGAAGTGCGCAACCCCGCCACGGGCGAAGCCATTGCCCGCGTACCGCTGGCAACCCCCGCCGAACTGGACACCGCCGTCGAAAAGGCCGCGCAAGCGCAAAAGGAATGGGCCAAGGTCAATCCGCAGCGCCGTGCCCGCGTGTTCATGAAATTCGGCCAGCTCATCAACGAGAATATGGACAAGCTTGCCGAATGCCTGTCGCGCGAACATGGCAAGACCCTGCCCGACGCCCGCGGCGATGTACAGCGCGGCCTTGAAGTGGTCGAAGTCTGCATGGGTGCGCCGGCGATGCTCAAAGGCGAGTTCACCGGTGACGCCGGCCCCGGCATCGATCTCTATTCCATCCGCCAGCCGCTTGGCGTCGTGGCGGGCATCACCCCGTTCAACTTCCCGGCCATGATCCCGCTGTGGAAAATGTCCCCGGCCATCGTGTCGGGCAATGCGATGATCCTGAAACCTTCTGAACGCACGCCGATGACCTCTCTGATGCTGGCAGAACTGATGTCCGAAGCCGGGCTGCCCGATGGCGTCCTGCAGGTCGTTCATGGCGACAAAGAGGCTGTCGACGCGATCCTCGACAATGACACGATCCAGGCGGTTGGCTTCGTCGGCTCCACTCCGATTGCCCAGTACATCTATGGCTGTGCCGCCACCAACGGCAAACGCGCGCAGTGTTTCGGCGGCGCCAAGAACCACATGATCATCATGCCCGACGCCGATCTCGACAAGGCCGCCGACGCGCTTGTCGGCGCAGGCTTTGGCGCGGCTGGCGAACGCTGCATGGCCGTCTCCGTTGCCGTGCCCGTGGGCAAGGATACCGCCGATAAGCTGATCGAAAAGCTGGTGCCCAAAATCGAAAAGCTCAAAGTCGCACCGTACACTGCGGGCGATGATGTCGACTACGGCCCGGTCATCACCCAAGCCGCCAAGGATCGCATCGAAGGCCTGATTTCCGCCGGTGTCGAGCAGGGCGCGACGCTGGTCGCCGACGGGCGCGGTCTGAACATTCAAGGATATGAAAACGGCTATTTCGTTGGCCCGACCCTGTTTGATGACGTGACACCGGATATGGACATCTACAAGGAAGAAGTCTTCGGCCCGGTGCTGAGCCAGGTGCGAACCGAAAGCTACGAAGAGGCGCTGCAACTGGTACTCGACAACCAATATGGCAATGGCACCGCGATCTACACCGCCGACGGCGATGTGGCACGTGATTTCGCCAATCGCGTCGAGGTCGGCATGGTCGGCATCAACTTCCCGATCCCGGTGCCGCTGTCCTATTTCTCTTTCGGGGGCTGGAAAAAATCGGCTTTCGGCGATCTCGATCAATATGGCCCGGATGCGTTCAAATTCTACACCAAGACCAAAAAGGTCACCGCCCGCTGGTTCTCGGGCATCAAGGACGGTGTGGCGCTGAATTTCAAAGCGATGGACTGA
- a CDS encoding DUF302 domain-containing protein, translating to MKTLFAAFTLALTAAVPAWAHDQAITYDYEGSFADATFAVEDAIVSKGLVIDYRSHTGEMLERTRADVGSDVVLFDNADVFLFCSAVVSRQVMEADPMNIVHCPYSIFVADQDGQVTIGFRDYPDGPMQAVEDLLTEIVEEAVSF from the coding sequence ATGAAAACACTGTTCGCAGCATTCACCTTGGCCCTTACAGCGGCGGTGCCTGCCTGGGCACATGATCAGGCCATCACCTATGACTATGAAGGCAGCTTCGCGGATGCGACCTTTGCGGTTGAGGATGCCATCGTTTCCAAGGGTCTGGTGATCGACTATCGCAGCCATACCGGTGAAATGCTGGAACGCACCCGCGCCGATGTGGGGTCGGATGTGGTGCTTTTCGACAATGCCGATGTGTTTCTGTTCTGCTCTGCCGTGGTGTCCCGGCAGGTGATGGAGGCCGATCCGATGAATATCGTGCATTGCCCCTATTCCATTTTCGTGGCCGATCAGGATGGGCAAGTGACCATCGGGTTTCGTGATTATCCCGACGGGCCGATGCAGGCGGTCGAAGATCTTCTGACAGAGATTGTAGAAGAGGCGGTGAGCTTCTAA
- a CDS encoding DUF2892 domain-containing protein, which translates to MFKTNVGGIDRVLRIVVGIALLVAFFLTSGPYHWLYLIGIVPLLTGLFSTCPLYSIFGINTCPMKK; encoded by the coding sequence ATGTTCAAAACAAATGTCGGCGGGATCGACCGCGTGCTGCGGATCGTCGTCGGGATCGCACTTCTGGTGGCGTTCTTCCTGACCAGCGGGCCCTATCACTGGCTCTATCTGATCGGAATTGTCCCGCTTCTGACCGGGCTGTTTTCCACCTGCCCGCTCTATTCCATCTTCGGGATCAACACCTGCCCGATGAAGAAATAA
- a CDS encoding MarC family protein gives MLNLSTLLSEFITLWVVIDPIGTLPVFIAATSSLTPGLRRKVALRAVLTAFVILLVFILFGQVVLEALGLGLPSFQIAGGLVLFLFALTMIFGDGKPSQEMAKSGTEKPKHDQRLQAKRVAVFPLAMPSIASPGAMLAVVMLTDNDRFSMAHQAMTASIMTLVLLITLGILLAAAPLLRVLRETGAAIISRVMGMLLAAVAVDAVLKGFVSIGVIPAF, from the coding sequence ATGTTGAACCTCTCCACCCTGCTCAGCGAATTCATCACCCTCTGGGTCGTCATCGATCCGATCGGGACCCTGCCCGTCTTTATCGCGGCGACCAGCAGCCTGACGCCGGGCTTGCGGCGCAAGGTCGCGCTGCGGGCGGTGCTGACCGCTTTCGTGATCCTACTGGTCTTTATTCTGTTCGGTCAGGTGGTACTCGAGGCACTCGGGCTCGGACTGCCCTCCTTCCAGATCGCGGGCGGGCTGGTGCTATTCCTCTTTGCGCTCACCATGATTTTCGGCGATGGCAAACCATCTCAGGAAATGGCCAAGTCCGGCACAGAAAAACCCAAACATGACCAGCGCTTACAGGCGAAACGCGTCGCTGTCTTCCCGCTGGCGATGCCCTCGATTGCTTCTCCCGGCGCCATGTTGGCCGTGGTGATGCTCACAGACAACGACCGGTTTTCAATGGCGCATCAGGCGATGACCGCCTCGATCATGACGCTGGTGCTTTTGATCACCCTCGGGATCTTGCTGGCGGCTGCCCCACTGCTGAGGGTGTTGCGGGAAACCGGGGCGGCGATCATCAGTCGCGTCATGGGCATGTTGCTGGCCGCAGTTGCCGTCGATGCGGTCCTTAAGGGCTTTGTCTCCATTGGCGTCATTCCCGCATTCTGA
- a CDS encoding CBS domain-containing protein, with product MLVAQILKAKDIQETVTIQPDLTIGEAAAMLSARRIGAVVVASQPGRAEGILSERDIVRELGRTGSEALSHPVAEFMTRKLVTCKPDDTALQVLEKMSAGRFRHMPVLDGDKMIGLVSIGDVVQARLEELAMENTAMEGMIMGQH from the coding sequence ATGCTCGTTGCACAGATCTTGAAAGCCAAGGATATTCAGGAAACCGTCACGATCCAGCCGGATCTGACAATCGGGGAAGCCGCCGCCATGTTGTCGGCCCGCCGGATCGGCGCCGTTGTCGTGGCCTCTCAGCCCGGACGGGCCGAGGGGATCTTGTCGGAGCGGGACATTGTGCGCGAACTGGGACGCACCGGATCCGAAGCCCTGTCGCATCCGGTCGCGGAATTCATGACGCGCAAACTGGTGACCTGCAAGCCTGACGATACCGCGCTTCAGGTTCTCGAAAAGATGAGTGCAGGACGTTTTCGCCACATGCCGGTTCTGGATGGTGACAAGATGATCGGTCTGGTGTCCATTGGCGATGTGGTTCAGGCTCGTCTGGAAGAACTGGCCATGGAGAACACTGCCATGGAAGGCATGATCATGGGGCAGCACTAG
- a CDS encoding LysR family transcriptional regulator encodes MNWDDLRVFLAVARSESLSAAGKQLRIDPATVGRRIARLEKGLGVTLFAKSPQGYELTRDGGRLLAHAEGAEQAVTHGVQTLADTEDDRLHGVIRIGAPDGCANYVLPRVVARIAAQHPALDVQIIAQPRLFNLSKREVDLVVSVSQPSSGRLLVKKITDYHLSLAGMQSHLDAHAPIDSLSDLKSRSIVGYVPDLIFDKELDYLEEIGLSEAHYTSNSVSVQLNMIRAGLGVGVVHDFCLPYVPGLIRLLPEVVRIKRAFYLVRHADDRNVERLSRFCDLLTLEMRQVVEALESEA; translated from the coding sequence ATGAACTGGGATGATCTGAGGGTATTTCTGGCCGTGGCGCGCAGTGAAAGCTTGTCTGCGGCGGGCAAGCAGTTGCGCATCGATCCGGCCACGGTTGGCCGGCGCATCGCACGGCTGGAAAAGGGGCTGGGGGTGACGCTCTTTGCCAAATCGCCGCAGGGCTATGAGCTGACCCGTGACGGCGGGCGGCTTCTGGCGCATGCAGAGGGGGCGGAACAGGCGGTGACCCATGGGGTACAGACTCTCGCAGACACAGAGGATGACCGTCTGCATGGCGTGATCCGGATCGGCGCGCCGGATGGCTGCGCCAACTACGTTCTGCCGCGTGTCGTGGCGCGAATCGCTGCGCAGCATCCGGCGCTGGATGTGCAGATCATCGCCCAGCCGCGCCTCTTCAACCTGTCAAAACGCGAAGTCGATCTGGTGGTCAGCGTGTCTCAGCCGAGTTCGGGGCGATTGCTGGTCAAAAAGATCACCGACTATCATTTGTCGCTTGCGGGGATGCAGTCGCATCTGGACGCCCACGCCCCGATCGACAGCCTGTCCGATCTCAAATCGCGCAGCATCGTCGGCTATGTCCCGGACCTGATTTTTGACAAGGAACTCGACTATCTTGAGGAAATCGGCCTCTCAGAGGCCCATTATACGTCGAATTCGGTCTCGGTGCAGCTCAACATGATCCGTGCAGGGCTGGGCGTCGGGGTCGTGCATGACTTCTGTCTGCCCTATGTGCCGGGCCTGATCCGGCTGTTGCCGGAGGTGGTGCGGATCAAGCGCGCCTTTTATCTGGTGCGCCACGCAGACGACCGAAATGTCGAAAGACTGAGCCGTTTTTGCGATCTGTTAACGCTTGAAATGCGACAGGTTGTCGAGGCGCTTGAAAGCGAAGCTTGA